One Kushneria konosiri genomic window, GTCCCGATGGTGCAGATCCAGACAGTGATCGGGCGGGCGACAAACATGAGCACCCCCAGAAAGACCCAAGCCGGCCAGTTCAGCGTCATCAGCTGCTCGGTGGAAATGCGTGCGGCGAGCAGGATGAAAAGTCCCGACACCAGCAAAACGGTCAGGGTTTCCTTGAACTCGATGATCGGGCGAACCGGAATGCCGCGCATGTTGGCAAGCCAGATGCCCATGACCGTCACGGTCAAAAGCCCTGATTCCTCAAACAGCGCGTTGGAGCCGGCAAAAAGCGTCAGCATGATCATCAGGGTGCCGAAATTGTGCAGCCGCTGCGGCAGCCAGTGATGGCGCAGGATAAGCCCCCAGAGCCAGCCGCCCAGTGCGCCAAGGCCGAAGCCCAGCCCTACGGTCTGCCCAAACAGCAACACGGTGTGCGACGCCGCGCCGTTTTCCTGGCCGATCGCCACAAATTCATAGATCAGGACTGCCAGCAAAGCACCGACTGGGTCTACCAGGATGCCTTCCCAGCGCAGAATCTGGGAAAGGTTCGCCTTGGCCCGCAGGGTCTGCAAAAGCGGAATGACCACGGTCGGGCCGGTGACGACCAGAAGCCCGCCCAGCACGGCGGCAATCTCGAGTGGCATGTTCAACAGCCACCAGGCTGCCAGCGTGCCGATCAGGCCTGTAATGATCACCCCCCAGGTGATCAGTCGAATCACGGTGCGGCCATGACCGCGCAGATCCTCGTAATTGAGTGTCAGGCTGCCTTCAAAAAGAATCACGGCCACCGATAGCGATACCAGCGGAAACAGCAGTTCCCCCAGAATGGCATCGGGGTTGAGCCAGCCGGTCACGGGGCCGGCAATCAGACCGACAATCAGCAATGGCAAAATGGCAGGCAGGTGAACCCGCCACGCTGCCCATTGACACATCAGGGACAGCAGGCCGATCAGGGCCAGATAAAGCGCAGCGTGTTCCATGCAGGAAGATTCCGATAGGGGTCGATAATGAGGGCGCAGCCTAGCCGCAGGTGATAGACGTTGCAACGGGCAAAAAAAGAGGCCGCCTTAAGGTGGCGGCCATTGATCATTATTGTGACGCTTTTTGAATGCGTAGATGCGCCAGCAGGGCCTGAAGTGGATGCTCAAGCGCAAGGCTGGAAAAGCGTTTGACCTGACTGCGACAGGAATACCCGGTGGCCAGCAGTCGAGTGTTGGCGTGATCAGCTTCCACCAGCGGCTGCCAGGACTGGCTGTAAATGGTGCGGGAGGTCTCCAGATTGCGCGCTTCATGCCCATAGGTGCCGGACATGCCGCAGCAGCCTGTGGGCACCAGTTCAAGTTCCAGCCCAAAGGCGTGAAATACCTGCTGCCATGCCCTGGCGCTACCGGGCGCGTTGGTTTTTTCGGTGCAGTGGCTCAGGAGTCGGTATCGAACGCGCTCTCCGGCTGAGGCATTGATCGATGAAGGGGCCAGCGAACCCGCCATGGAGAGCAACCACTCCTGAGGCAGCATCACCTCGGGTACGGCTTCCTGACCCAGGGCATCAACATATTCCTGTCGGTAAGTCAGGGTCATGGCTGGATCAAGACCGATCAGCGGTACGTCAAGACGTGCCAGCGCCCGGAGGTGTTCGGCCTGACGTCTGGCAGTCCTGGTAAACGCCCCCATGAAACCCTGCACGTGGAGGGGCTTGCCGTTGGGCTGATAGGGCGCGACAAACACACGAATGCCCAGAAGACTCAGGCACTCGACCATTTCCCGTGCCAAGCGGGCATCAAACCAGGAGGTAAAGGCATCCTGTACCAGTACCACGCTGCGCGCCTTTTGCTGCTCGCTTAAAAGCCCCAGCGCGACCGGCGTTGCCTCGCTGATGCCCCAGGCGCGAAGCTGCTTGTGAAAATCGCTGTGAGAAAAGCTTGGGGCGTCCACCATGCCGATCCAGCGGGCCATGATGTGCTGTACCGGCTTCTGGCGCAGCAGAGCGTTGTAGAGTGGCGCGACGGGTTTGAGTCGCGGCATCAGGGTTTCCATGCGTGCAATCAGGTGATCGCGCAGGGGTCTGACGCGTCGACCATGGTAAAGCTCCAGAAAACGGCTGCGAAAATCCGGCACGTTGACCCGAACCGGACACTGCCCGGCGCAGGACTTGCAGGCCAGACAGCCTGCCATGGCCTCGTGAACCTCATCAGAGAAGCGATCATCGCCGCTGAAGGTACGCCTTAGCCGAGCCGGCAGCGTTTTCAGCCGCTGGAGGGCGCCGGCCTGGCGCAGTTCCCGGGCTTCAGCCAGCACATCGTGGCCGGCTGACTGCTCCCGTCTCAGCCACTCTCGCATCAGGCTGGCGCGGCCCTTGGGAGAGTGAATGCGCTCGCGGGTGGCTTTCCATGAGGGGCACATGGCGTCGTTGGGATCAAAGTTATAGCAGGCACCATTGCCGTTGCAGTAGACCGCGCTGTGATAGCTCTGCCATACCCGCTCATCGATGGTGCGATCCAGCTCACCGCGCGTTGTCACACCATCGACGGAGAGCAGTGTCGCGTCACTGTCAGGGGGAGCTGCGATCTTGCCGGGGTTGAGCTGGTTGCATGGGTCGAAGGCGCCCTTGAGCTGCTGCAGGGCCGGGTAGAGGTCGCCAAAAAAGTCGGGCGTGTATTCCGAGCGAATACCCTTGCCGTGCTCGCCCCACAGGAGGCCGCCATAGCGTTGCGTGAGTGCGACCACTTCATCGGAGAGCGGGCGAATCAATGCCGCCTGATCGGGGTCCTTCATGTCGATGGCCGGGCGGACATGCAGTACCCCGGCATCGACGTGACCGAACATGCCGTATTCGAGACCATACCCATCGAGCAGCGTTCGAAACTCACCGATATAGTCGGCGAGCTGCTCGGGCGGTACGGCGGTATCCTCGATAAACGGAATCGGGCGCTTCTCGCCGCGCACATTGCCCAGTAACCCGACCGCGCGCTTTCGCATGCCGTAGACCGTGGTAATGCGTTCACGACCCCAGGCAATGGTATGACCCAGACGCTCGACGTCGCGGTTTTGCCCAAGCGCTTTGGTAAATCGCTCGACCCGCTGTTTGAGCGCGGCTTCGTCGTTGTCGTTGAACTCCACCAGATTGATGCCCCTGACCGGTGCGCTGCCTTCCTCACCGGCGGGGAAATATTCCGCCACGCCATCCCAGATGATGTCTTCCATGGCGAGCAGCAATACGCGGTCGTCGATGGTTTCAATCGATGTGGGGGCGTCCGGGCTGTCGTCGCTGCCCATCAGGGCCCGGGCGTCACGTAGAGCGTCCATGAAGCCGGCATAGCGAACATTGATCAGCGCCGAATATTCTGGCAACGGCAGTACGTTGAGCGTGGCTTCGATCAGAAAGCCCAATGACCCTTCACTGCCACACAAAACGCTATTGAGATCGAAAAGACCGTTTTCAGTGCGCAGGTGCGCCAGGTCATAGCCGGTCAGGCTACGATTAAGTGGCGGGAAAACCCGTTTGATCTGTTCCTGTCGGGTATCAATGATCTCACGGGCACTGCGATGTACCTCACCGATGCGGTCAGTGCGCGCGCATCGGGTGTCGAGTTCGGCATCATCGATGGGATGGCTGACAAAACGCTCGCCGCCCAGCAGCGCCACATCGAGTTCAAGAACGTGATGGCGTGTCTTGCCATAGGCCCGCGAGCCCTGGCCGCAGGCATCGGTACTGATCATGCCGCCAATGGTGGCGCGATTGGAGGTTGAAAGCTCAGGAGCAAAGAACAGCCCATGGGGCTTGAGGGCTGCGTTGAGCTGGTCCTTGACCACGCCGGCCTGAACCCGCACTCGGCGATTGTCCACATCAATGTCGATGATGTGATGCATGTAGCGGGTAACGTCTACCACCAGTCCATCGGTCAGGGATTGTCCGTTGGTGCCCGTGCCGCCGCCGCGAGGCGCAAGCACGACCTCATGAAAGGCAGACTCACCGGCAAGGGCCGCCAGCAGGGTGATGTCATCGCCGTCCCTGGGATAGACCACGGCCTGAGGCAGGCGCTGATAGATCGAATTGTCGGTGGCAAGCACGACGCGGTTGGCATCATCGGCGGCAATGTCGCCCTTGAAACCGCGGGCATCGAGAGTATCAAGAAAGCGCTGATAGCACTGCTCGAGCGCTGGAGTCTTAAGCTGTTCGGTCATGATCAGGTCTTGTGGCCATGGTCTGTCGGGGCGTGCGAGATGTCCTGCGCAATCAGATTCATCAGCAGACAGTGTACATGGACTGTCTGATCGTGACAGACAGGCGGCGGTCGCCATTATGTTACGGTATGCGCATAATGCACTGGCAGTGATGCCGCTGCGGCAGATAAAGTGTCGTGGCGGGCTGTCGGCCAATAGTGTCGGGCAGCGTTATTTTTTACAATGTGTTCCTTATCTTGATTCCGCATCGCGCTTGCGATTGGCGGACATTATTGTCACGAACCGACAGGATAGTCATGCTCGATCCCAAACTGCTGCGCAGCGACCCTGACAGTGTTGCCGCCAGGCTTGCCCGCCGCGGCTATGCCCTTGATGTTGATCAGGTCCGCACGCTTGAGGCGCGTCGCCGGGAGCTTCAGACCCGGACCGAAGAACTCCAGAACGAGCGTAATACCCGCTCAAAAGAGATCGGGCAGGCCAAGTCGCGCGGCGAGGATATCGAGCCACTGCTGGCACAGGTCGGCAATCTGGGGGATGAGCTCGACAATGCCAGCCGCGAGCTGGCTCAGGTTCAGGCGGAATTCGAGGCCATCGCGACCGCCATCCCCAACCTGCCGCATGACAGCGTTCCCGGCGGACAGGACGAGGAAGACAACGTCGAGCTCCACCGATGGGGCACGCCGCGGGAGTTCGACTTTACCGTACGTGATCATACGGATCTGGGCGGCATGTACGGCTATCTCGACTTCGAGCTGGCCACCAAAATTACCGGTTCACGATTTGCTGTCATGCGCGGGCCGATTGCTCGTCTGCATCGGGCTCTGGCGCAGTTCATGCTCGATAAACAGACGCTCGAGCACGGCTATGAAGAGGTGGCCGTGCCCTATATCGTCAATCGGGATTCGTTGTTTGGCACCGGACAGCTGCCCAAGTTCGGCGATGATCTTTTCCGGCTGGAGGGCGATCAGGAGTACTATCTGATCCCGACGGCCGAGGTTCCCTTGACCAACATGGTGCGCGACGAAATTCTGGATGGCGCCAGCCTGCCGCTTCGGATGACGGCGCACACGCCATGCTATCGCAGTGAAGCGGGCGCCTATGGTCGAGATACGCGCGGCATGATTCGTCAGCACCAGTTCGACAAGGTCGAAATGGTACAGATCGTCGACCCCGAGCACTCCTATGAGGCGCTAGAGGAGATGCGAGGACATGCCGAGGCGATCCTGCAGGCGCTGGAACTGCCATATCGCGTCGTGACCCTGTGCACCGGGGACATGGGCTTTGGCGCGGCCAAGACTTACGACATTGAAGTATGGCTGCCCAGTCAGAATACCTTCCGCGAGATTTCCTCGGTGTCCAACATGGAGGATTTTCAGGCGCGACGCATGCATGCCCGTTTTCGCGCGCAGGGCCAGAAAAAACCGTCACTGGTGCACACACTCAATGGTTCGGGGCTTGCGGTTGGACGCTGCCTGCTGGCCCTGATGGAAAACCACCAGCAGGCCGATGGTTCAATCGCCGTGCCCGAAGCGCTTCGTCCCTGGATGGGGGGCGTGGAACTTGTCAACCAGAAGTGATGATGCGCGCGTTGGTGTCTGATGAATCGATACCGACGCGCGGCTTCGCGAAGTAATAACGACAACTCTCAGAGCACTTATGGAACTGCTTTCTCTTCAGTTTGATCCTCGCCATCTTGATGCCCACCTGATCGGTGCCGGTCAGGACGCCCTGATGATGGCGCGTCAGTTCCAGGGGCTCGAGCTGAATCTGATCCTGCACGGGGAAATGATGCCGGCACTGACGGCGCTGGCACGTGAAGAGGGCTGGCGTTGTGTCGGGGAAATGCCCCGGACCGGCCAGCTCTGGGCCGTGGCCACCGGCTGTGCCGCCGAGGATGCCCGCTGGGCGGCGCGCGCGCGCGAACGTCAAATCGGTGTGTATGTACCTTCCTGCCCGTCGCTGTCTACCGTGCGTCTGCCGGTTCGCACTCAGGCGCTGACGCCCGAGGCGCCCAATGCCTTGCGGCGCGGGCATGTGTCCCTGGTCGGCGCAGGGCCGGGCGACCCCGGGCTTTTGACCCTGCGGGCGCTGGAGCGCCTGCGCGAGGCGGACGTGGTCATTCATGATCGCCTGGTCAGTCCGGAGATTCTGGCGCTGGCCAACCCGGAGGCCCGTCGTCTGTACGTTGGCAAGGCGCGCTCGGCGCACAGCGTGCCCCAGGAGGGCATCAACCAGTCGCTGGTGGACTGGGCGCAGGGCGGGTATCAGGTCGTGCGGCTAAAGGGGGGGGATCCCTTCATCTTCGGGCGTGGGGGTGAAGAGTTGCAGGCGCTGGCAGCGGCGAAGCTATCCTTTGAAGTCGTGCCCGGGATTACGGCCGCGACGGGCATTTCGGCCTATACCGGCATCCCGTTGACTCACCGGGATCATGCCCAGTCAGTGCGGTTTGTCACTGGTCATCTACGTAATGGTACCTGTGATCTTGACTGGCAGACCCTGGCAGCGCCCGGACAGACGCTGGTGTTCTACATGGGGCTGGGAACGCTGGATACCCTGTGCGATCAGCTGATTCAGCATGGCCTGTCAGCCTCAACGCCCATCGCGCTGGTAGAGCAGGGCACGACCGCCCGACAGCGTCTGCATATCGGCACGCTTGATGATTTGCCGGCCCGGCTGGCAGAGCTGGAAGCAGCGCCGCCGACGCTGATCATCGTCGGTGATGTGGTGAATCTACATGACACGCTGGGCTGGTTTGCTACACAAACGGCCAAAAGTCTGGGCTGGGAAAGTGGCAAGCATCCTTCCCCCCTTCCTCTGGCAGACAGTCGTTGATGATCAGGTAAATGCCCTGTTTTTCGAGGAGGGGCTGCCGGTCGAGCCTAATGCAAAAACAGTAGATCAAGACTCGAGAAGGGCGAAGGGATGTTTTGCACATGCCCGATCACCAGCGCCAGTACGATGGGACTGAACAGCGCGAACAGGGTTAGCATCAGCCAGTTGAGCCGTTCATACCAGAGCACGTTGCGATAACGGCGATTGGTTGGCAGTGGATTGCGAAGGGAGCGATAGCCCATGGGCATCGTCTCTTCCGCGTTGTCATCCCTTTTTAAACCACTATCCTGCTGAGTCATTACGATATCATCTGTGCCTGAATCAGTGAGTCAATCAATACATCCTCACCCAGCCCTGGGCGCGTGACCTGCAGGATGATAAAGGCTGTCCTGTGGGCAGACTCAAATGTATTCCACGCCTCGTCAGGACTTGCCAGAAAGGACTCCACCCAGCGGGATGCCCACGCCTGGCAGGGCGTATGGTGTTCCGGATAGCAGGGACTGGTCATCGCGTGAACCTCCATCGAAAGCTGAACCGTTCAGGACAGTGTATCAGCGAACGCTGCTGTCGCGATCATTACCTGTCGTGCGAGGCGGGTTCGGCATAGCGCCATTGCGCTGCTGATAGCGCCGCTTTTCCGTCTGAAGATCGCGCCTTGATTGCCGAAGCTGCTGTTGCTGCAGGGCGCGCTCGGTTCTGGAGGTCGTCTGCTGATTGCGAAGGCTCGAACTCTGGCGATGAATGTCGGCTTCACTGGACTGGATGCGAGAATGTTGCTGAGCACGCTCAAAGCGTTGCTGTGCCTCACTGCCGGCGCGCTCCTGTGTGGCTGCCACGGCCTGTAATGGGGCCGTGGCAAGCAGCAGGCCGGCAGACAATGAAAGAAGACCCGCGCGATAATTACGCATGGCAATGCTCCTGTTGTCGAACACGACCTGTTCTGGTGGTGCTAACCAGCCTTGCGCGCCATGCCGTTCCGATGAAGCTGAAACTCCTCGGCCAGAGCAAGCTCATGGGCTGCCTGACGAAACTCCTGCATGGTGCAGATATAGTGTCCGTTGGCACAGCGTAGTTCATGGTGATCGGGAATACGCTCAGGCCAGGAAAGCGTGATGCTGCACTCCGGGCAGCGAGGGCCATTACGCGAGCCGATTGAATTCATGACATTTCCCTTGTCGATATAGAAGGTGAGAAATACATCTGTGATGGAAGGCACTCCTTGCCTTCCATGCGGCGCAGACTCTAGCACAATGTCACTGTCTGTAAAGAACTGCTGGTATTGTCCAATAGGCTACTGTCGACTTGATTTAAGAATGAGCTAAACATCGGAGAGCGCCGAGGAAAAAAGGGCAGATGCGCGATGTCATGACAGTCCATGGAAGAAAGTCAGAATTAATTTAAAAACCACGGAACCAATCCTGACCATGGTAGTCAGAGATAGTGCAAGACATCCTTCTGGGTTTCTTTGCCCCTCTTTTCAGAGGGGCTTTTCTTTGCCCAAATATCATCAAACGATTCCGGGTCGCCCTCTGTCGATTGACTGAAGTGACGTAATGCGTACAATACGTCGCACTCGCGGGAGTGGTGGAATTGGTAGACACGCTGGATTTAGGTTCCAGTGCCGCAAGGCGTGAGAGTTCGAGTCTCTCCTTCCGCACCATCTGCTTTATCTCTATGTCCTCTGACACACCCCTCAGTCCCACAAGGAACAGACTGCAGAAAACTTCTTTCCTCTAGCGTCACCTTCAAAAATGCGTTCGGAACAGCTTCTCGTATATGCTTCCAGTCAGGCATATAAAGGCACAAAATCGCGGTATCGAGCGCTCGATACAGGCTAACGCCACTATGGTCCTGAAGTTGCTGGCCAGTTTGTCATAACCGTTTTTCAATCAACGCTTTTCCTTCCGCCAGCCATACACTCCACTCCGTTGCGCTGACAATGTTTCAGCCAATTGAACTGGTTCGACGGACCAGGACGCGGACGTCGATGCCTACGACTCTGTGGGGCGATCGGGCGCATGCCACAACACGTGCAGTAATAGCGCTACGTATCGCTGTCATGGTCCTTGTCTACCACAATATAGCGACTGCGTTTGCGAAGTTGGCCTACAGTCCCGGTAACCTGACGTTCTCCAGCAGGCCGGTCATCTCGATGAGTGTGGCTCAGGTCTAGGATGAAGAAACGATGGATATCCTCGATCAACTGTCAGCGCTGGTCGAAAAGCTCTTAACAGCCTGACATGCCGGTCTCCTGTTCAGTGCCAGGTCAATTCGAGTGCAGTATTGAAGAAGAGCTTATGTCACCCGTTGAGCGCAAACCAAGCAGACCAAGATCGCGATGGACCTCATTTTTCATTATCCGAACGGCTTTGCTTAAACTTCTTTCACCCCCGATGGTGGATGCGTAGAGAAAGGGGCGCCCTATGAAGACGAAATCGGCACCCAGCGCCAAGGCCTTGACGACATCTGTACCACGTCTGATGCCGCCGTCGACCATGATGACCATATGACCGGCCTCGACTCTTGCCTGCGGTAGCGCTCGGATAGCGGAAATAGCGTGATCGAGCTGCCGTCCTCCATGATTGGACAATACAACGCCGTCGCAACCGATGTCCCGGGCTAGCGCGACGTCAAGATGGGAGAGCACTCCCTTCACGATCAGATTGCCTTTCCACTGGTTTCGAATTCGACGGACATGGTCCCAGTTCAGGTGATCCTTGCGACCAAAATCACGCGCAGCCTGGCGAGAGATGATAGGCGCGCCGCGGTGGGCGTAGGAGTTCTCGAAATGTGGCATGCCCCGGCGCAGGAGCGTCTGCAGGAAGGTGGTAAACAACCAGCGGGGCTTGATGCCGAAATCCCATAACATACGAGGCGTGAAACGTAACGGTGTGGAGAAGCCAGCACGGAGGTTATTTTCTCGATTGGCCAGTACGGCCGTATCGGCAGTGAGGACCAATGTCTGGTAGCCCGCCCTGGTGACTCGCTCGATCAATGCTGCAATGCGGTCCTCTTCGCCGGGCACGTAAGCCTGAAACCACGCTCGAGGATTGGCTTCGATGATCTCCTCCATGCAGGTCAGAGACGAACCGCTCAGAACGTAGGGAATGCCTTCGCGGTTGGCAACTCGTGCGGCGACATTATCGCCGTCAAACGCCATCAATGCACTGATGCCCATAGGCGCGATGCCGAAAGGGGCTGCCCACTCTTCTCCCAGAAGTCGTTGCCGTATGGCCCGGCCCTCCACACCACAGAGTACCCTGGGAACAAGCTTCAACTCGTTGAGCGCGGCGCGGTTATCGTCGAAGGCTGCCGACGTTTCTGCAGCACCCGCAATGTACTGGAAGAGCGGGCGCGGAAGGTGACGTCGAGCCGCGATTTCATAGTCGTCGAGATTGAGAATCATCGCTGTAGAATTAACCTGTTTAGGTAGACTATGAGTATTTGAGCATTCAGTGTTGGCCCCAGCCGGAGGCCATGGGATGACCGGCGACGGGCAGCTCGGCGCGCAGGATGGTGCCCGAATCCGATTCGGTGATGTATAGCGTGCGGTTTTCCAGTCCGCCGAAGGCGCAGTTGGTGGTTCCCAGCCCCCTGGGTGACTTGACCACCGCGATGGGTACGCCAAGCGCGTCATGTACCCACACCAGCCCCATGCCGGTCTGGCAGACCACAACGCCGTTATCCTGTGTCAGTGCCAGGCCATCCGGTCCGGCGCGGCCACCGGAAAACTGCAGGAAAAGCCCCGCTTTCACCACCCGCTGGCTGGGCGACAGCGGCAGCCGCCATACTGCATTGGCACGCGTTACCGCGACGTAGAGCGTATGGCCACTGGTATCGAGCACCAGCCCGTTGGGGCTCGGCACACGATCGATCAAACACTCGAGCCGGCCATCATCGGGTGTCCAGCGGTAGACACGCCCACTGGGGTCATGAAGCCCGGTCTGTCCCTGGTCGGTGAAATAGATCGCGCCGTCCGGGCCTATATGCAGGTCATTACAGCCCTTGAAGCCTTCCGAGTCGGCATCGCCCAGCACCGTACTGATGCTGCCGGTTGCCGGATCGAGTTGCAGGATGCCGTTCTTGAAATCGGCGATGAAGATGCGGCCCTTCGTATCGATCTTGAGGCCGTTGGGCTGACCGTCGTATTCGGCGATCTGTTCAACGTCGCCTTGTGGTGAGGCGCGAAGTATCCGGCCGAAGGGAATATCAACGAACCATAGATGCCCGTCCAGATCAAAGGAGGGGCCCTCGATGAAGCTGTCGACAGCCGCGCCGCGGCGATTCTTGGTTGCCCAGTCAGAAGGCGTACCGGGGCGCCGCAGCGCCTCAGGCAGGGTCGTGAAGACCTCGGCCTCGATCAGGGTCGGGTCTGGATGGGGAAAGGCCACGGGTCAACCTCCGGAAGTCAGTTGGGGAAGCCACAGCACGATGTCGGGCATCGCAATGAGCAGCACGAGAAACGCCAGAATGATGGCGAAGAAGGGCAGCACGCCCATGACCACGTCTTCGACTCTGGTTTCCGCATCGGAGCTGGCCACCACGAACAGGATGACGCCTAGCGGCGGGGTCAGCTGGCCAAGCTCGACCAGGATGACCACGAACACGCCAAACCAGACCGGATCGACGCCCATTGCCATCAGGGTCGGGAAGATGACCGGGACGATGATCGCGATCATGCCAAGGCCT contains:
- a CDS encoding cation:proton antiporter, encoding MEHAALYLALIGLLSLMCQWAAWRVHLPAILPLLIVGLIAGPVTGWLNPDAILGELLFPLVSLSVAVILFEGSLTLNYEDLRGHGRTVIRLITWGVIITGLIGTLAAWWLLNMPLEIAAVLGGLLVVTGPTVVIPLLQTLRAKANLSQILRWEGILVDPVGALLAVLIYEFVAIGQENGAASHTVLLFGQTVGLGFGLGALGGWLWGLILRHHWLPQRLHNFGTLMIMLTLFAGSNALFEESGLLTVTVMGIWLANMRGIPVRPIIEFKETLTVLLVSGLFILLAARISTEQLMTLNWPAWVFLGVLMFVARPITVWICTIGTELHWREKALLAWLSPRGIVAAAVASLFAIKLEKAGVEGAEMLVPITFLVIIGTVVIQSLFSKPIVKALKVNEPEPTGFLIIGANPVARVIASELMTMGWTVRLTDTSWDAVQEARMAGLPVYYGNPLSEHATQHLELTGIGRLLPLSPYRELNNLAALHFEHMLGHGNVFRLAEESSKHAKRQQDRALGHLPRLFDDDATFAKLASLVANGAELRVAKMTESFGLEEYRRIHDARLMPLFCIGANGRLRVAHTDAPLAPKPGERVISMIYPDSPEMQPGEREERAREEQRVAPTRSDSSNPGRLPS
- a CDS encoding FAD-binding and (Fe-S)-binding domain-containing protein, which encodes MTEQLKTPALEQCYQRFLDTLDARGFKGDIAADDANRVVLATDNSIYQRLPQAVVYPRDGDDITLLAALAGESAFHEVVLAPRGGGTGTNGQSLTDGLVVDVTRYMHHIIDIDVDNRRVRVQAGVVKDQLNAALKPHGLFFAPELSTSNRATIGGMISTDACGQGSRAYGKTRHHVLELDVALLGGERFVSHPIDDAELDTRCARTDRIGEVHRSAREIIDTRQEQIKRVFPPLNRSLTGYDLAHLRTENGLFDLNSVLCGSEGSLGFLIEATLNVLPLPEYSALINVRYAGFMDALRDARALMGSDDSPDAPTSIETIDDRVLLLAMEDIIWDGVAEYFPAGEEGSAPVRGINLVEFNDNDEAALKQRVERFTKALGQNRDVERLGHTIAWGRERITTVYGMRKRAVGLLGNVRGEKRPIPFIEDTAVPPEQLADYIGEFRTLLDGYGLEYGMFGHVDAGVLHVRPAIDMKDPDQAALIRPLSDEVVALTQRYGGLLWGEHGKGIRSEYTPDFFGDLYPALQQLKGAFDPCNQLNPGKIAAPPDSDATLLSVDGVTTRGELDRTIDERVWQSYHSAVYCNGNGACYNFDPNDAMCPSWKATRERIHSPKGRASLMREWLRREQSAGHDVLAEARELRQAGALQRLKTLPARLRRTFSGDDRFSDEVHEAMAGCLACKSCAGQCPVRVNVPDFRSRFLELYHGRRVRPLRDHLIARMETLMPRLKPVAPLYNALLRQKPVQHIMARWIGMVDAPSFSHSDFHKQLRAWGISEATPVALGLLSEQQKARSVVLVQDAFTSWFDARLAREMVECLSLLGIRVFVAPYQPNGKPLHVQGFMGAFTRTARRQAEHLRALARLDVPLIGLDPAMTLTYRQEYVDALGQEAVPEVMLPQEWLLSMAGSLAPSSINASAGERVRYRLLSHCTEKTNAPGSARAWQQVFHAFGLELELVPTGCCGMSGTYGHEARNLETSRTIYSQSWQPLVEADHANTRLLATGYSCRSQVKRFSSLALEHPLQALLAHLRIQKASQ
- the serS gene encoding serine--tRNA ligase, giving the protein MLDPKLLRSDPDSVAARLARRGYALDVDQVRTLEARRRELQTRTEELQNERNTRSKEIGQAKSRGEDIEPLLAQVGNLGDELDNASRELAQVQAEFEAIATAIPNLPHDSVPGGQDEEDNVELHRWGTPREFDFTVRDHTDLGGMYGYLDFELATKITGSRFAVMRGPIARLHRALAQFMLDKQTLEHGYEEVAVPYIVNRDSLFGTGQLPKFGDDLFRLEGDQEYYLIPTAEVPLTNMVRDEILDGASLPLRMTAHTPCYRSEAGAYGRDTRGMIRQHQFDKVEMVQIVDPEHSYEALEEMRGHAEAILQALELPYRVVTLCTGDMGFGAAKTYDIEVWLPSQNTFREISSVSNMEDFQARRMHARFRAQGQKKPSLVHTLNGSGLAVGRCLLALMENHQQADGSIAVPEALRPWMGGVELVNQK
- the cobA gene encoding uroporphyrinogen-III C-methyltransferase is translated as MELLSLQFDPRHLDAHLIGAGQDALMMARQFQGLELNLILHGEMMPALTALAREEGWRCVGEMPRTGQLWAVATGCAAEDARWAARARERQIGVYVPSCPSLSTVRLPVRTQALTPEAPNALRRGHVSLVGAGPGDPGLLTLRALERLREADVVIHDRLVSPEILALANPEARRLYVGKARSAHSVPQEGINQSLVDWAQGGYQVVRLKGGDPFIFGRGGEELQALAAAKLSFEVVPGITAATGISAYTGIPLTHRDHAQSVRFVTGHLRNGTCDLDWQTLAAPGQTLVFYMGLGTLDTLCDQLIQHGLSASTPIALVEQGTTARQRLHIGTLDDLPARLAELEAAPPTLIIVGDVVNLHDTLGWFATQTAKSLGWESGKHPSPLPLADSR
- a CDS encoding alpha-hydroxy acid oxidase, yielding MILNLDDYEIAARRHLPRPLFQYIAGAAETSAAFDDNRAALNELKLVPRVLCGVEGRAIRQRLLGEEWAAPFGIAPMGISALMAFDGDNVAARVANREGIPYVLSGSSLTCMEEIIEANPRAWFQAYVPGEEDRIAALIERVTRAGYQTLVLTADTAVLANRENNLRAGFSTPLRFTPRMLWDFGIKPRWLFTTFLQTLLRRGMPHFENSYAHRGAPIISRQAARDFGRKDHLNWDHVRRIRNQWKGNLIVKGVLSHLDVALARDIGCDGVVLSNHGGRQLDHAISAIRALPQARVEAGHMVIMVDGGIRRGTDVVKALALGADFVFIGRPFLYASTIGGERSLSKAVRIMKNEVHRDLGLLGLRSTGDISSSSILHSN
- a CDS encoding SMP-30/gluconolactonase/LRE family protein gives rise to the protein MAFPHPDPTLIEAEVFTTLPEALRRPGTPSDWATKNRRGAAVDSFIEGPSFDLDGHLWFVDIPFGRILRASPQGDVEQIAEYDGQPNGLKIDTKGRIFIADFKNGILQLDPATGSISTVLGDADSEGFKGCNDLHIGPDGAIYFTDQGQTGLHDPSGRVYRWTPDDGRLECLIDRVPSPNGLVLDTSGHTLYVAVTRANAVWRLPLSPSQRVVKAGLFLQFSGGRAGPDGLALTQDNGVVVCQTGMGLVWVHDALGVPIAVVKSPRGLGTTNCAFGGLENRTLYITESDSGTILRAELPVAGHPMASGWGQH